Proteins from one Juglans microcarpa x Juglans regia isolate MS1-56 chromosome 1S, Jm3101_v1.0, whole genome shotgun sequence genomic window:
- the LOC121245892 gene encoding early light-induced protein 1, chloroplastic-like gives MATSATMQSILSSNLSTRLTNRPRVNQFLPNANVLRLPRNTWMRVRCTSEANEEQQTSPPPTPQPPKVSTRFSDVLAFSGPAPERINGRLAMIGFVAAMAVEVSRGQDLFAQISDGGIPWFLGTSILLSFASLIPLFKGVSVESKSKGLMTSDAELWNGRFAMLGLVALAFTEFVKGGTIV, from the exons ATGGCAACCTCAGCTACAATGCAATCCATCTTGTCGAGCAATTTGAGTACCCGTCTGACAAACAGACCCAGGGTGAACCAGTTTCTTCCCAATGCTAATGTGCTCCGTTTGCCGAGAAACACTTGGATGAGGGTGCGCTGCACGTCTGAGGCAAACGAG gAGCAGCAGACCTCACCACCACCTACACCACAGCCACCCAAG GTCAGTACGAGGTTCTCGGACGTGCTGGCATTCAGTGGACCGGCACCGGAGAGGATAAACGGCAGGCTAGCGATGATCGGCTTCGTCGCGGCGATGGCGGTGGAGGTATCAAGGGGGCAGGATCTGTTCGCGCAGATATCAGATGGTGGGATCCCATGGTTCTTAGGAACCAGTATTTTGCTGTCGTTTGCATCTCTGATTCCTCTGTTCAAAGGGGTGAGCGTGGAGTCGAAGTCAAAGGGGTTGATGACCTCGGATGCTGAGCTTTGGAATGGGAGGTTCGCCATGTTGGGTTTGGTTGCACTTGCCTTTACTGAGTTTGTAAAAGGAGGAACCATAGTGTAG